The following coding sequences lie in one Cupriavidus sp. WKF15 genomic window:
- a CDS encoding PqiC family protein, producing MMNRTHATRACALAALAAATVLAGCASPEPRYYTLAQGPAAAVASAATPATNTDPLWIEVAPVRVPERLNRPQLVVRDSRNGNEAGLRLLDLSRWSSPLPDEMRDALSQQLQASLGAVDTYQQGLADVSPVYRITTEVVRLDADIGQRAGATINWTVRRLPDGKVVSGRTQSDLAAPGEVEGVVAAYREILSAAANDIAAGLQALKR from the coding sequence ATGATGAATCGGACCCATGCCACGCGCGCCTGTGCGCTGGCCGCGCTGGCCGCCGCCACGGTGCTGGCGGGCTGCGCCTCGCCGGAGCCCCGCTACTACACGCTCGCACAAGGGCCGGCCGCCGCTGTCGCCAGCGCGGCAACACCGGCGACCAACACAGATCCACTGTGGATCGAGGTGGCGCCCGTGCGCGTGCCCGAACGCCTGAACCGGCCGCAGCTCGTGGTGCGGGACAGCCGCAATGGCAATGAAGCCGGGCTCAGGCTGCTGGACCTGTCGCGCTGGTCGTCGCCGCTGCCCGACGAGATGCGCGATGCGCTGTCGCAGCAGCTGCAGGCCAGCCTGGGCGCGGTGGATACCTACCAGCAGGGGCTGGCCGATGTGTCGCCGGTGTACCGGATCACTACCGAAGTGGTGCGGCTGGACGCCGATATCGGCCAGCGGGCCGGGGCGACCATCAACTGGACCGTGCGGCGGCTGCCGGATGGGAAAGTCGTGAGCGGACGTACGCAGTCGGATCTGGCCGCGCCCGGCGAGGTCGAGGGAGTCGTGGCCGCTTACCGGGAGATCCTGTCCGCGGCCGCGAATGACATTGCGGCGGGATTGCAGGCGTTGAAGCGGTAG
- a CDS encoding MlaD family protein: protein MPETDNTPPSPPGLPQPERRRRARWLPSLVWLIPIVAAVVGISLLVHTLASRGPEITVTFRSAEGLTPGKTAVRYKDVDIGLVKSVRLAPDRSHVLAKIELTKDAENFAVADTRFWVVRPRFAIGGISGLETLLSGAYIGVDAGKSNESRREFKGLEAPPVVTSDSSGKQFVLRASDLGSLDIGSPVYYRRVQVGQVVAFQLDPNGRDITLRVFVNKPYDKLVNADTRFWHASGVDLKLDASGLKLSTQSLVTVLLGGVAFQAPEGTSATAPAAENTQFLLAADQVEAMKEPEELAPTLAVLNFDQSVRGLAPGAPVDFRGVIVGQVRSIGIEFQRDKKAFRMPVVVELYPSRMGFRERDVQDPTRRHEIIAGLLKRGMRAQLRTGNLLTGQLYVALDFFPKAPPANVDLNAPIPEFATTPGTFDQLQAQVGDIVNRIDKVPFDQIGEDLRKSVAALNGTLASADELVKQLNGDVAPQVLAALQDARKTLSTANGTLASDAPLQQDARRMVQELTRTATSLRTLTDYLERHPEALLRGKPEKE, encoded by the coding sequence ATGCCCGAGACTGACAACACTCCCCCCTCGCCGCCGGGGCTGCCGCAACCCGAGCGCCGCCGCCGCGCGCGCTGGCTGCCGTCGCTGGTCTGGCTGATCCCGATCGTCGCGGCCGTGGTCGGCATTTCGCTGCTGGTCCACACGCTGGCCTCGCGCGGGCCCGAGATCACCGTGACCTTCCGCTCGGCCGAAGGCCTGACGCCGGGCAAGACTGCCGTGCGCTACAAGGACGTGGACATCGGCCTGGTGAAATCGGTGCGGCTCGCGCCTGACCGCTCGCACGTGCTGGCCAAGATCGAGCTGACCAAGGACGCCGAGAACTTCGCCGTGGCCGACACGCGCTTCTGGGTAGTGCGGCCGCGCTTTGCCATCGGCGGCATATCGGGGCTGGAAACGCTGCTCTCCGGTGCCTACATCGGCGTGGACGCGGGCAAGTCCAACGAGAGCAGGCGCGAGTTCAAGGGCCTGGAGGCGCCGCCCGTCGTGACATCGGACTCGTCGGGCAAGCAGTTCGTGCTGCGCGCGTCGGACCTGGGTTCGCTCGACATCGGCTCGCCGGTCTACTACCGGCGCGTCCAGGTGGGCCAGGTGGTGGCGTTCCAGCTCGATCCGAACGGGCGCGACATCACCCTGCGCGTGTTCGTCAACAAGCCCTATGACAAGCTGGTGAATGCCGACACGCGTTTCTGGCACGCCAGCGGTGTCGACCTCAAGCTCGATGCGTCGGGCCTGAAGCTGTCGACGCAATCACTGGTCACCGTGCTGCTCGGCGGCGTGGCCTTCCAGGCGCCCGAAGGCACCAGCGCGACGGCCCCCGCCGCGGAAAACACGCAGTTCCTGCTCGCCGCCGATCAAGTCGAGGCCATGAAGGAGCCCGAGGAGCTGGCGCCGACCCTGGCGGTACTCAACTTTGACCAGTCCGTGCGCGGGCTCGCGCCGGGCGCACCGGTGGACTTCCGCGGCGTCATCGTGGGCCAGGTGCGCTCCATCGGCATCGAGTTCCAGCGCGACAAGAAGGCGTTCCGCATGCCGGTGGTGGTGGAGCTGTACCCGTCGCGCATGGGCTTCCGCGAACGCGACGTGCAGGACCCGACCCGCCGCCACGAGATCATCGCCGGGCTGCTCAAGCGCGGCATGCGCGCGCAGCTGCGCACCGGCAACCTGCTGACCGGCCAGCTCTACGTGGCGCTGGACTTCTTCCCGAAGGCGCCACCGGCGAACGTCGACCTGAACGCGCCGATTCCCGAATTCGCCACCACGCCGGGCACGTTCGACCAGCTGCAGGCGCAGGTAGGCGACATCGTCAACCGCATCGACAAGGTGCCGTTCGACCAGATCGGCGAGGACCTGCGCAAGTCGGTGGCCGCGCTCAACGGCACGCTCGCGAGCGCCGACGAACTCGTCAAGCAGCTCAACGGCGATGTCGCGCCACAGGTGCTGGCCGCACTGCAGGACGCGCGCAAGACGCTGTCGACCGCCAACGGCACGCTGGCTTCCGACGCGCCGCTGCAGCAGGATGCGCGCCGCATGGTGCAGGAGCTGACCCGCACCGCGACGTCGCTGCGCACGCTGACCGACTATCTCGAACGCCACCCCGAAGCGCTGCTGCGCGGCAAGCCGGAGAAGGAATGA